In the Candidatus Methanoperedens sp. genome, one interval contains:
- a CDS encoding GTP-dependent dephospho-CoA kinase family protein translates to MKRYCLPNELRDELRKLHGELYPGNGVETAKQMIRDLKNYTKLISVGDIVTFNLLSAGLVPDISFVDDRTKRGPASDKIMRGTRHALFKQLTVENPAGIITEALLQEISRAMDSDKPTQIFIKGEEDLAALPAIAMAPLSSVIIYGLPDKGAVLVRVTESKKKEIQSLLERMKCKE, encoded by the coding sequence TTGAAACGATACTGCCTCCCTAACGAGTTAAGAGATGAGCTTCGAAAACTCCATGGCGAGCTTTACCCCGGAAATGGTGTCGAGACCGCAAAACAAATGATTAGGGATTTAAAAAACTATACTAAACTAATTTCCGTGGGGGATATTGTGACATTCAATCTTCTAAGCGCGGGATTGGTTCCAGACATATCCTTTGTGGATGACAGGACAAAACGTGGTCCAGCTTCGGATAAAATAATGCGTGGCACAAGGCATGCCCTTTTTAAGCAACTGACTGTTGAAAATCCAGCCGGAATAATAACAGAAGCGCTGTTGCAGGAAATCTCCCGCGCGATGGATTCAGACAAGCCTACCCAGATATTTATAAAAGGCGAGGAGGATCTGGCAGCCCTTCCCGCAATAGCCATGGCGCCTCTTTCATCAGTAATTATATATGGATTGCCTGACAAAGGGGCGGTACTTGTTCGAGTGACCGAAAGCAAGAAGAAAGAAATACAATCATTGCTTGAAAGAATGAAATGTAAGGAGTAA
- a CDS encoding DNA-directed RNA polymerase: MYRKMRLADTVRIAPELLGEPVHEAVKLALRDKLEGLVDKKIGAMVAVKDVIEVGEGHILAGDGGVYYDAVFDALTFMPEMQEIIEGSVVEVVEFGIFVGIGPLDGLVHVSQLTDEFVSYDEKNSRLITKESGRSVTDGDKVRARIIAVSLNEREPRDSKIGLTMRQHALGKLEWIEEARKPKEVVEEKAKPKKKRKEEAPRAEQSESKPEGT; the protein is encoded by the coding sequence ATGTATAGAAAAATGAGATTAGCAGATACGGTGAGAATCGCACCTGAATTGCTCGGCGAACCTGTTCACGAAGCTGTCAAACTCGCTTTAAGGGATAAGCTCGAAGGACTCGTGGATAAAAAAATCGGTGCAATGGTCGCGGTAAAGGATGTTATAGAGGTTGGCGAAGGACATATACTTGCAGGGGATGGCGGAGTGTATTATGATGCGGTTTTTGATGCATTGACCTTCATGCCAGAGATGCAGGAAATTATCGAGGGCAGCGTTGTAGAAGTTGTAGAATTCGGAATCTTTGTAGGCATAGGTCCCCTTGACGGTCTTGTGCATGTAAGCCAGCTTACCGATGAATTCGTGAGCTATGATGAGAAAAATTCACGCCTTATAACCAAGGAATCAGGGCGTTCAGTGACAGACGGGGACAAAGTACGTGCAAGAATCATAGCCGTAAGCCTTAACGAGCGCGAACCCAGGGACAGTAAAATCGGTCTTACAATGCGCCAGCACGCTCTGGGCAAACTGGAATGGATCGAAGAAGCGCGCAAACCCAAAGAAGTCGTCGAGGAAAAAGCGAAGCCTAAGAAGAAAAGGAAAGAAGAAGCCCCGAGAGCAGAACAATCAGAATCTAAACCTGAGGGGACATAA
- the rpl3p gene encoding 50S ribosomal protein L3 has protein sequence MSHPHRPRRGSIAYSPRIRARSEIPRVRAWPLSKEPRLLGFAGYKAGMTHLIVRDEAPNSLTTGMEISVPVTIMEVPAMKVAAIRVYKNTTYGAVAIAEAWTTELDKELNRAITVPKKHDLPAALLKIEQLIKDGMAKDLRVIMYTLPEKVTGIPRKKPEIMENNIGGTDLKARFEYAKNLLGKNVNISDVFKNGDIIDVLAITTGKGLQGPVKRWGIQLQKAKHSRAGSVREIGTLGAWHPSHVSWRVPQLGQTGYHQRTEFNKRIVQIGKDSKTVTPEGGFLNYGIIRNDYIIVKGSVPGPAKRLVRMRPAIRPNKAQALTPEITYISLESKQG, from the coding sequence ATGTCACACCCCCACAGACCAAGGCGCGGGTCAATTGCATACAGCCCGCGGATAAGAGCAAGAAGCGAAATCCCCCGTGTGAGAGCGTGGCCTCTCTCAAAAGAGCCCAGGCTATTAGGATTTGCAGGTTATAAAGCCGGCATGACGCATCTCATTGTAAGAGATGAAGCCCCAAACAGCTTGACAACCGGGATGGAAATTTCAGTACCAGTAACCATTATGGAAGTTCCTGCAATGAAGGTTGCAGCAATACGGGTTTACAAAAACACCACTTATGGAGCCGTTGCTATAGCTGAAGCATGGACAACCGAGCTTGATAAAGAACTCAACCGTGCAATCACGGTTCCAAAGAAACACGACCTGCCTGCAGCACTTTTGAAAATCGAGCAGCTAATCAAGGACGGCATGGCAAAGGATTTGAGGGTTATAATGTACACACTGCCTGAAAAGGTAACAGGCATCCCCAGGAAAAAACCTGAAATCATGGAAAACAATATTGGAGGCACTGATTTAAAAGCACGTTTTGAGTACGCCAAGAACCTTCTTGGCAAAAACGTCAACATAAGCGACGTATTCAAAAACGGCGATATCATAGATGTTCTTGCCATAACCACAGGAAAAGGATTGCAGGGACCGGTAAAGCGCTGGGGAATACAGCTTCAGAAAGCAAAGCACTCAAGAGCGGGCAGCGTGAGGGAGATCGGCACACTCGGAGCCTGGCATCCCTCGCACGTAAGCTGGAGAGTGCCGCAGTTGGGGCAGACAGGCTATCATCAGAGGACTGAATTCAATAAGCGAATCGTGCAGATCGGTAAGGACAGCAAGACTGTGACACCCGAAGGCGGGTTTTTGAACTACGGTATTATCAGGAATGATTATATTATTGTCAAGGGAAGCGTTCCGGGTCCAGCTAAAAGACTGGTACGCATGCGACCTGCTATCAGACCAAATAAAGCACAGGCGCTCACCCCGGAGATAACGTATATAAGCCTTGAGTCAAAACAAGGGTGA
- a CDS encoding 50S ribosomal protein L23, translating to MIQHPYVTEKATLMAEKNNVLQFIIDVSDTKDKVKKEIEALYKVKVLKVNTMLTSKGKKKATVTFEEPNTATELASRLGIF from the coding sequence ATGATCCAGCATCCATACGTCACAGAAAAAGCCACGCTCATGGCTGAAAAAAATAATGTTCTCCAGTTCATAATTGATGTCAGCGATACTAAAGATAAAGTGAAAAAGGAAATTGAGGCACTCTATAAAGTGAAGGTGTTGAAGGTTAATACGATGCTTACGTCGAAAGGAAAAAAGAAAGCCACCGTAACATTTGAGGAACCCAACACAGCAACTGAATTAGCCTCGAGGTTAGGAATATTTTAA
- a CDS encoding translation initiation factor IF-2 subunit gamma codes for MQSVVNIGIVGHVDHGKTTLVKALSGVWTDRHSEEIKRGISIRLGYADVVLRKCPDCPEPDCYTTREICEKCGAKTEVLRPISFVDSPGHETLMATMLSGAALMDGALLVIAANEQCPQPQTKEHLMALNILGIKNIIIIQNKIDIVPREKVLENYNQIKNFVKGTVAEDAPIIPVSAQQNANIDLIIEAIEKYIPTPKHDLKKQPLMFVARSFDINKPGTDPDKLVGGAIGGSLNFGVFHPGDEIEMRPGRKVEAGGTVKWIPIRTVITTIRAGNEEVDEAAPGGLIGVGTKLDPSLTKSDALVGQVAGIPGSLPPALSGFVMETKLLPRVVGISDESAVEPIHSNEPLMLNIGTATTIGVVTSARLQDAEVKLKRPICADKGAHIAISRRVGARWRLIGSGVLKEFK; via the coding sequence TTGCAATCTGTTGTAAATATAGGCATAGTAGGACATGTTGACCACGGCAAAACCACCCTCGTAAAAGCACTTTCAGGCGTCTGGACTGACAGGCACAGCGAGGAAATAAAAAGGGGAATCTCGATCAGGCTTGGCTATGCGGATGTGGTGCTCAGGAAATGTCCTGATTGCCCGGAACCTGATTGCTATACAACCAGGGAAATATGCGAGAAATGTGGGGCTAAAACAGAAGTTCTGCGTCCAATCTCATTTGTGGATTCTCCGGGTCATGAGACGCTGATGGCAACCATGTTATCCGGGGCTGCACTTATGGACGGCGCGCTTCTTGTCATTGCTGCAAATGAACAATGTCCGCAGCCGCAGACAAAAGAGCATCTAATGGCTTTGAATATCCTGGGCATAAAGAATATCATAATAATCCAGAATAAGATCGACATTGTTCCGCGCGAGAAGGTTCTTGAAAATTACAACCAGATTAAAAATTTCGTAAAAGGAACAGTAGCAGAGGATGCGCCGATTATTCCTGTCTCGGCGCAACAGAATGCAAACATCGATCTTATCATCGAAGCGATTGAAAAATATATCCCGACCCCAAAACATGACCTGAAAAAACAGCCACTGATGTTCGTGGCAAGGTCGTTCGATATAAACAAACCCGGGACAGATCCGGATAAGCTGGTAGGGGGTGCAATCGGCGGCTCTTTAAATTTTGGGGTTTTTCATCCTGGTGATGAGATAGAGATGCGCCCGGGCAGAAAAGTTGAAGCTGGCGGCACTGTTAAATGGATCCCTATAAGAACTGTAATCACAACGATACGCGCAGGCAATGAAGAGGTAGACGAGGCAGCGCCAGGCGGTCTTATCGGCGTAGGTACCAAGCTCGATCCTTCTCTCACCAAGAGCGATGCCCTTGTTGGGCAGGTTGCAGGTATCCCGGGGTCACTCCCCCCTGCACTTTCGGGTTTCGTGATGGAAACAAAACTCCTTCCGCGGGTTGTTGGAATAAGCGATGAATCCGCTGTCGAACCAATACATTCAAATGAACCCCTGATGCTTAATATCGGAACTGCAACCACCATCGGCGTGGTCACAAGCGCACGGTTGCAGGACGCCGAGGTAAAACTTAAAAGACCGATCTGCGCAGATAAAGGCGCGCATATTGCTATTTCTCGCAGGGTCGGTGCGCGCTGGAGGCTTATCGGCTCAGGCGTACTGAAAGAATTTAAATGA
- a CDS encoding 30S ribosomal protein S27ae, with protein MAVNKFYEISGGKAKRIKPSCPRCGPGVFLGEHKNRLACGKCGYTEFKK; from the coding sequence ATGGCAGTAAATAAATTTTATGAAATAAGCGGGGGTAAGGCTAAAAGGATAAAGCCCTCGTGTCCACGATGCGGACCTGGAGTGTTCCTCGGTGAGCACAAGAACCGCCTCGCATGCGGCAAGTGCGGCTATACAGAGTTCAAGAAGTAA
- a CDS encoding DNA-binding protein yields MKSKVIIDTNGLMIPGQFGLDIFSELGRLGFDSYLVPRASVKELDKIYSQGRGKERTAAKIALSLLDRCTIIEKNGFADDIITDMAVEMDAAVLTNDIELKKRLCSKGVTIVYLQDKTRLSI; encoded by the coding sequence ATGAAATCCAAAGTAATAATTGATACCAATGGGTTGATGATCCCGGGACAGTTTGGTCTTGATATTTTTTCTGAGCTTGGGCGGTTGGGCTTTGATTCCTATCTTGTTCCCAGGGCTTCTGTTAAAGAGTTAGATAAAATTTATTCACAGGGAAGAGGTAAGGAAAGGACAGCGGCAAAAATCGCACTATCGTTACTTGACCGATGTACCATAATCGAAAAGAATGGATTTGCGGATGATATAATAACCGATATGGCTGTTGAGATGGATGCAGCGGTGTTAACAAATGATATCGAATTAAAGAAAAGATTATGTAGTAAGGGAGTTACTATTGTGTATCTTCAAGATAAGACTCGTTTAAGTATTTAA
- a CDS encoding GNAT family N-acetyltransferase — MWKPKISPKMNIEIRKATKADIKDIKIILSFYYLDTEKVEKNLPEFIVAVLDNKTVGCACLDIDEVVELRSIAVLPGLRNKGIGSRLADAVVSRSAGLSDAVYLRTTSPGFFEKKGFQRLPNEEKKVIWNECRQCDKYDICRQTLMKRVTTF; from the coding sequence ATGTGGAAACCAAAAATATCACCAAAGATGAATATTGAAATCAGGAAAGCCACAAAGGCCGATATTAAGGATATAAAAATCATTCTCTCTTTTTATTATCTTGACACTGAAAAAGTGGAGAAAAACCTTCCCGAGTTCATAGTAGCTGTTCTGGATAACAAAACCGTGGGGTGCGCCTGTCTTGACATTGACGAGGTTGTGGAGTTGCGTTCCATTGCAGTACTTCCAGGTCTTCGCAATAAGGGCATAGGTTCAAGACTGGCGGATGCCGTTGTAAGCCGTTCAGCCGGGCTTTCAGATGCTGTTTATCTTCGCACCACATCGCCTGGTTTTTTTGAGAAAAAAGGGTTCCAGAGGCTTCCGAACGAGGAAAAAAAAGTTATATGGAATGAGTGCAGGCAATGCGATAAGTATGATATCTGCAGGCAAACATTGATGAAGCGCGTGACAACATTTTAA
- a CDS encoding RtcB family protein, with translation MSEQRKGVEALLTKVNDYTWDIPMSYKQGMRVPGRIFVSQKLLQSLEHETLEQTANVATLPGIQKYAMAMPDAHSGYGFPIGGVAAFDRSTGIISPGGVGYDINCGVRIIRTNLTVDEVRPGMKELIELLFHEIPSGVGSKSKLRASDKELTDAFLHGAKWAVDSGYGVKEDIEHCEENGYMKSADPSKVSEKARSRGKPQFGTLGSGNHFLEVQYVDDVYDEDVAKVFGLHKGQVTVMIHCGSRGAGHQICTDHLRILEQATRKYGIWLPDRQLACAPAESTEGQNYFKAMAAAANYAWANRQVITHWVREAFARFFRRDIDDLDMSLIYDVAHNVAKLEEHTIDGEKKMVYVHRKGATRAFPPEHPDIPQAYRKVGQPVLIPGSMGTPSFVLHGTEKAMELTFGSACHGAGRVSSRGQALREFRGETIQKELAARGISVRATHPSVIAEEAPLVYKPSDEVVEVVHQLGIARKVVKVMPLGVAKG, from the coding sequence ATGTCCGAACAAAGAAAAGGTGTTGAAGCCCTCCTCACAAAAGTGAATGATTACACATGGGACATACCCATGAGCTATAAACAGGGCATGCGAGTACCTGGGCGCATTTTCGTTTCACAAAAACTACTCCAGAGCCTCGAGCATGAAACACTGGAACAGACCGCCAATGTCGCAACCCTGCCGGGAATCCAGAAATATGCCATGGCAATGCCGGATGCACATTCAGGCTACGGATTTCCAATCGGGGGAGTGGCGGCTTTTGACAGGAGCACAGGAATAATCAGCCCCGGCGGCGTGGGATACGACATCAACTGCGGAGTACGGATAATCAGGACTAATCTAACAGTTGATGAGGTGCGACCCGGGATGAAAGAACTCATAGAGCTTCTTTTCCATGAGATTCCCTCGGGAGTGGGCTCAAAAAGCAAGCTTCGAGCTTCGGATAAGGAACTTACCGATGCATTCCTTCACGGGGCTAAATGGGCTGTGGACAGCGGGTACGGGGTAAAAGAGGATATCGAGCACTGCGAGGAGAACGGGTACATGAAAAGCGCTGATCCTTCGAAAGTGAGCGAGAAGGCGCGAAGCCGCGGCAAACCGCAGTTCGGGACGCTTGGCTCAGGCAACCATTTCCTCGAGGTGCAGTATGTGGATGATGTGTACGACGAAGATGTTGCGAAGGTATTCGGGCTTCATAAAGGGCAGGTAACTGTCATGATCCACTGCGGCTCGCGCGGCGCAGGTCACCAGATATGCACAGACCATCTCAGGATTCTTGAGCAAGCCACCCGCAAATACGGTATTTGGCTACCTGACAGGCAGCTTGCATGTGCGCCTGCGGAATCCACCGAAGGACAGAACTACTTTAAAGCCATGGCTGCTGCTGCCAATTATGCCTGGGCAAACAGGCAGGTCATCACACACTGGGTAAGGGAAGCGTTTGCACGGTTTTTCAGGCGCGATATAGATGACCTGGATATGTCGCTCATCTACGATGTGGCGCATAATGTTGCGAAGCTTGAAGAACATACCATTGACGGGGAAAAAAAGATGGTGTATGTGCACAGGAAAGGAGCAACGAGAGCTTTTCCGCCTGAGCATCCAGATATTCCACAGGCTTACAGGAAAGTCGGTCAGCCGGTATTGATCCCAGGCAGCATGGGAACGCCATCGTTCGTACTGCATGGAACAGAGAAAGCCATGGAACTCACGTTCGGGAGCGCATGCCACGGCGCCGGCAGGGTATCAAGCCGTGGACAGGCACTGAGGGAGTTCCGCGGCGAGACAATACAAAAGGAATTGGCTGCCAGAGGCATATCTGTAAGAGCCACGCATCCCTCTGTGATAGCAGAGGAAGCGCCCTTGGTTTACAAGCCGAGCGACGAGGTCGTGGAAGTAGTGCACCAGCTTGGTATAGCGCGTAAGGTTGTCAAGGTAATGCCGCTCGGGGTGGCGAAGGGGTAG
- a CDS encoding HD domain-containing protein, producing MKVIRDPIHDYIELDELALALLETPQVQRLRRIRQLGFSNLVYPGANHTRFEHSLGVYHLAKHMVKQVDELQKEELLAAALLHDIGHGPFSHATEGIVKQYSRKNHVDVEELLRKGEISEKLSDFSISPTAVASHIKGETYPGQIINSEIDVDRMDYLVRDAHYTGVAFGLIDHVRLIHELKFNENKLVLNPGGLQAAESLLVSRFLMHPTVYFHHVSRIAESMCQHAAGYMIENGLSPKKLRRMDDVEFMNTMKAAEGYASEIAKRLDERRLFKRALYTGFDSLGMDVIKPRYNIKRIENEIAESAGVEAEYVLVDIPEKPEIVEMKAEVLVNGKMIPIDKASSLVSALGKAQLDNWRLGVFTLPEHREKVGNAAREFFEVKKDTKQFKLTEI from the coding sequence ATGAAAGTTATACGCGACCCTATACATGATTATATTGAACTGGACGAACTTGCCCTTGCTTTGCTTGAAACCCCGCAGGTTCAGAGGCTGCGGAGGATAAGACAACTGGGGTTTTCCAATCTTGTTTATCCGGGGGCAAATCACACGCGGTTTGAGCATTCTCTGGGTGTGTACCACCTTGCAAAGCATATGGTTAAACAGGTGGATGAACTCCAGAAGGAGGAATTACTTGCGGCAGCGCTGCTCCACGACATCGGGCACGGACCTTTTTCCCATGCAACCGAGGGAATAGTAAAACAGTATTCCAGAAAAAACCATGTTGATGTGGAGGAATTATTAAGAAAAGGAGAAATTTCTGAAAAACTTTCGGACTTTTCCATATCGCCGACAGCCGTTGCAAGTCATATAAAGGGCGAGACCTATCCAGGTCAGATCATCAACAGCGAAATAGATGTGGACAGGATGGATTACCTTGTGCGCGATGCCCATTATACAGGCGTAGCCTTTGGTCTTATCGACCATGTGAGGTTAATCCATGAACTCAAGTTCAATGAGAATAAACTTGTCCTGAATCCCGGTGGACTGCAGGCTGCGGAGTCACTGCTTGTTTCAAGATTCCTTATGCATCCAACGGTTTATTTCCATCATGTCAGCAGGATTGCGGAGTCAATGTGCCAGCATGCGGCTGGATATATGATAGAAAATGGTCTTTCTCCAAAAAAACTCAGGAGAATGGACGATGTCGAGTTCATGAATACAATGAAAGCTGCCGAAGGCTACGCATCCGAGATTGCCAAAAGGCTTGATGAAAGGCGGTTATTTAAGCGGGCGCTTTATACAGGTTTTGATTCTCTGGGCATGGACGTGATAAAGCCGAGGTACAACATAAAAAGGATTGAAAATGAAATAGCAGAGAGCGCTGGCGTCGAAGCGGAATATGTTCTCGTGGACATACCCGAAAAACCCGAGATTGTTGAAATGAAAGCAGAGGTTCTGGTAAACGGTAAAATGATACCCATTGATAAAGCCTCAAGCCTGGTTTCTGCCCTTGGGAAAGCGCAGCTTGATAACTGGCGCCTCGGGGTTTTCACGTTACCTGAACACAGGGAAAAGGTAGGCAATGCTGCAAGGGAATTCTTTGAGGTGAAAAAAGATACAAAACAATTCAAGCTGACCGAGATTTAA
- a CDS encoding DUF433 domain-containing protein has protein sequence MSIQKQVIKHPYITTDTRICKGSPIIAGTRVRVLDIIIEYEYLGYAPDEIVNEHTHLILPHVHDALSFYYEHREELDQEIRLRKQKIEKLRKKFSS, from the coding sequence ATGTCAATTCAAAAACAAGTAATCAAACACCCCTACATCACAACCGATACAAGAATATGTAAAGGCAGCCCGATAATCGCAGGGACAAGGGTACGCGTACTTGATATAATCATTGAATACGAGTATCTTGGCTATGCTCCGGATGAAATTGTCAATGAACATACACACCTGATTCTTCCCCACGTACATGACGCCCTTTCTTTTTATTATGAGCACAGGGAAGAGTTAGATCAGGAAATCAGACTGAGAAAACAGAAAATAGAAAAATTACGTAAAAAGTTTAGTTCTTGA
- the rpl4p gene encoding 50S ribosomal protein L4: protein MDLNIIDLSGNTAKKITTNLFDEPYRPDLIKKAVLAAQANRQQPYGPHMYAGLRTSAEGWGPGRGVSRVARLKNSSKSARIPQAVKGREAHPPKPEKDRTEKINDKERKKAIKSAIAATGNLELVKKRGHMFSAQLPLIAVDELSGLTKTKDVKSFMEAAHVWDDIERAKDTTIRAGKGKLRGRRYKNTKSILIVAAEDKGLIKAARNLAGVDIVILDQLNAELLAPGTHAGRLTIFTESAIAKLEVAMQ, encoded by the coding sequence ATGGACTTAAACATAATCGATTTATCAGGAAATACTGCAAAGAAAATCACTACGAATCTGTTCGATGAGCCTTACCGTCCGGATCTCATAAAGAAAGCTGTGCTTGCTGCTCAGGCAAACCGGCAGCAGCCCTATGGTCCGCACATGTATGCGGGCTTACGGACCTCAGCCGAAGGATGGGGACCTGGAAGAGGCGTTTCAAGAGTGGCAAGACTTAAGAACAGCAGCAAGTCTGCCAGAATACCCCAGGCAGTCAAAGGAAGAGAAGCCCATCCCCCGAAACCTGAGAAGGACAGGACAGAAAAGATCAACGACAAAGAGCGAAAAAAAGCCATTAAATCTGCCATTGCTGCGACAGGGAATTTAGAATTGGTCAAGAAAAGAGGGCATATGTTCTCAGCGCAATTGCCTTTGATTGCAGTGGATGAACTTTCTGGCCTTACAAAGACAAAGGATGTAAAGTCGTTTATGGAGGCAGCTCATGTATGGGATGATATCGAGAGGGCAAAAGATACAACGATAAGAGCAGGAAAAGGCAAGCTCAGGGGCAGGAGATACAAGAATACAAAGAGCATTCTGATCGTCGCTGCCGAGGATAAGGGACTGATTAAGGCTGCGCGCAATCTTGCAGGTGTGGATATTGTTATCTTAGACCAGCTCAACGCTGAATTATTAGCCCCTGGAACGCATGCGGGCCGTTTAACGATTTTTACCGAATCTGCAATAGCAAAACTCGAGGTGGCAATGCAATGA
- a CDS encoding METTL5 family protein: MRKKHLEMLLEQVEGFISPKPEREQYSTPAIIASELLHFAFMRGDIVDTVYDLGCGTGVLAIGAKLLGAEKVIGFDDDIDVLETARANARRLGADVEFVCSRIEKVCGKAHTVVMNPPFGAQVKGSDRPFLRKALEVSGVVYSIHNLGSMEFIKKFISPSVITEHKLIDFPIKRTFRFHTKEIQVIKVEIYRIEKI; encoded by the coding sequence ATGAGAAAGAAACATCTGGAGATGCTGCTTGAACAGGTGGAAGGATTCATATCTCCGAAACCTGAACGGGAACAGTACTCCACGCCTGCAATAATAGCGTCAGAACTATTGCATTTTGCTTTTATGCGGGGCGATATTGTAGATACGGTCTATGACCTCGGCTGCGGGACAGGAGTACTTGCGATCGGGGCAAAACTTCTGGGAGCAGAAAAGGTTATAGGTTTTGATGATGATATTGATGTTCTTGAGACTGCACGGGCAAATGCTAGGAGACTCGGCGCGGATGTCGAGTTCGTATGCAGCCGTATAGAAAAAGTCTGCGGGAAAGCGCATACAGTAGTGATGAATCCACCGTTTGGCGCCCAGGTGAAAGGAAGCGACCGCCCTTTTTTGAGGAAAGCCCTCGAAGTAAGCGGCGTGGTTTACTCCATACATAACCTCGGGAGCATGGAATTCATAAAAAAATTCATTAGCCCTTCGGTCATAACAGAACATAAATTAATCGATTTTCCTATTAAAAGAACATTCAGGTTTCATACGAAGGAAATACAGGTCATAAAAGTCGAGATATACAGGATTGAGAAAATATAG
- a CDS encoding DNA-directed RNA polymerase, subunit E'', whose protein sequence is MAENVCRECHVVVKGQVCPVCNSTALTSDWSGYVIIVDPGKSQIAKRLGVKLPGAYALKVR, encoded by the coding sequence ATGGCAGAGAATGTTTGCAGGGAATGTCATGTTGTCGTCAAGGGACAGGTCTGCCCTGTCTGCAATTCAACCGCCCTTACTTCTGATTGGAGTGGTTATGTGATAATAGTCGACCCCGGAAAATCACAGATTGCTAAAAGGCTCGGTGTCAAATTACCAGGGGCGTACGCATTGAAGGTACGGTAA